The Salvia miltiorrhiza cultivar Shanhuang (shh) chromosome 1, IMPLAD_Smil_shh, whole genome shotgun sequence genome has a window encoding:
- the LOC131026009 gene encoding uncharacterized protein LOC131026009 isoform X2: protein MGRTKKKLFDVKGAVESWYKLLEQQPLLPFVVPLLLFLWAVEKWFFSLSNWVLLGCAVWATIQYGSYQQRNIVDDLNKKWMQVALHASRRLKHRKSRLIERIELQGFSLGSRPPLLGLQGTCWATSGDQRILRCSFDWDSDDVNILLSAKLAMPLMGTARIVVNSIHVKGNLLFMPILEGKAIAYCFVSTPEVRLGVAFGSGGSQSLPATELPGVSSWLVKLATETLNKRMVEPRRQCLALPPEDLHKKAVGGILYVTVLSASKLSGHNLKGNGSSKQFNCSNPDAPIETKELQTFVEIELEELTRKTEVRAGSSPKWDTTFNLILHENAGILKFHLYQRTPGSIKYDYLTCCEVKIRYVQDDSTIFWAIGDNNSVIAKHADGCGKEIEMTLPFEGVNLGELTVRLVLKEWLFADGSHTSTNLSASSRHSLSSSSNYFSTTGRKICVTVVEGKDLLVKDKIGKSDPYVKLQYGKVVQRTKPAPHSPNPTWNQKFEFDEIGGGEYLKIKCFTEETLGDESIGSARVNLEGLVEGSIRDVYIPLEKVNSGELRLQIEAIKVDDFENSRGSHGRSNGWIELVLIEARDLVAADLRGTSDPYVRIHYGNLKRSTKVMYKTLSPKWHQTLEFRDDGSPLTLHVKDHNTLLPTSSIGDCVVEYQMLAPNQMADKWIPLQGVKRGEIHIQVTRKVPELEKKSSVDADSSPTKVRHEIVNQIKETMIKLRSQVNDDDSEAVSKSLSELESLHESQEEHFIRLETEQIMLIDKINELGQEIFNSSPSLLRTSTIP, encoded by the exons ATGGGAAGAACAAAGAAGAAATTGTTTGACGTGAAGGGGGCGGTGGAGTCATGGTACAAGTTGCTGGAGCAGCAACCGCTGCTTCCGTTTGTTGTACCTCTGCTGCTGTTCCTTTGGGCTGTGGAGAAGTGGTTTTTCTCTCTGTCAAATTGGGTGCTTCTTGGTTGTGCTGTTTGGGCAACAATTCAG TATGGAAGTTATCAGCAACGAAACATTGTAGACGACTTGAATAAGAAATGGATGCAAGTAGCACTACATGCTTCA AGGCGCTTGAAGCATCGGAAATCAAGGCTAATT GAAAGGATTGAGTTACAAGGATTTTCTCTTGGCTCTCGTCCTCCTTTACTTGGGCTGCAGGGTACCTGTTGGGCAACATCAGGTGATCAG CGAATCTTGCGCTGTAGTTTTGACTGGGACTCAGATGACGTAAATATACTGTTGTCGGCTAAGTTAGCCATGCCTTTAATGGGGACAGCTCGAATTGTTGTAAACAGCATCCACGTCAAGGGCAAT CTTCTTTTCATGCCAATATTAGAAGGAAAAGCGATAGCATACTGCTTTGTGTCGACTCCTGAGGTCAGACTTGGCGTGGCTTTCGGAAGTGGTGGAAGCCAGTCTCTACCAGCAACAGAGCTTCCAGGTGTTTCTTCATGGCTG GTCAAACTAGCTACTGAGACATTGAATAAGAGGATGGTTGAGCCCCGTCGTCAGTGTCTTGCTTTGCCACCAGAAGACTTGCACAAGAAAGCTGTCGGTGGTATATTATATGTAACTGTGCTCTCGGCTAGCAAGCTTTCGGGTCATAACTTGAAGGGCAATGGTTCCTCGAAGCAATTCAACTGTTCAAATCCAGATGCCCCCATTGAAACCAAAGAGCTTCAGACATTTGTAGAGATAGAACTCGAGGAACTAACCAGGAAAACAGAAGTAAGAGCAGGATCTTCTCCTAAGTGGGACACAACATTCAATCTAATCCTGCATGAAAATGCAGGAATTCTTAAATTTCATCTCTATCAACGCACGCCTGGAAGTATAAAGTATGACTATCTTACTTGCTGTGAAGTTAAG ATTAGATACGTTCAAGATGATTCTACCATATTTTGGGCCATCGGAGATAATAACAGTGTGATTGCTAAACATGCTGACGGTTGTGGAAAAGAAATTGAGATGACACTTCCGTTTGAGGGGGTTAATTTAGGAGAG CTTACCGTGAGGCTTGTACTAAAGGAGTGGCTGTTTGCTGATGGTTCACATACCTCGACTAATTTGAGTGCAAGCTCTCGTCATTCACTTAGTAGTTCATCGAACTATTTTTCCACAACCGGGAGGAAAATTTGTGTTACTGTGGTCGAGGGCAAGGACCTCCTCGTGAAGGACAAAATCGGGAAATCTGACCCCTACGTTAAACTGCAGTATGGCAAG GTTGTCCAAAGAACAAAACCCGCCCCACATTCTCCGAATCCTACTTGGAATCAGAAGTTTGAATTCGACGAAATAGGAGGCGGGGAATACTTGAAGATAAAATGCTTTACTGAGGAAACACTTGGTGATGAGAGCATTGGCAGTGCACGTGTGAATTTGGAAGGACTTGTGGAAGGTTCTATAAGAGATGTGTACATTCCCCTCGAAAAAGTCAATTCTGGAGAGCTGCGACTTCAGATAGAAGCGATAaaagttgatgattttgaaAATTCAAGG GGTTCACATGGTCGGAGTAATGGTTGGATTGAACTCGTTCTAATTGAAGCAAGAGATCTCGTCGCTGCTGATCTCCGAGGAACAAGTGATCCCTATGTGAGGATACACTATGGCAACTTGAAGAGAAGTACTAAG GTTATGTACAAAACACTGAGTCCAAAATGGCACCAAACCCTGGAATTCCGCGATGATGGAAGCCCGCTCACGCTGCACGTGAAAGATCACAACACCTTATTGCCAACATCCAGCATAGGTGACTGCGTGGTTGAGTATCAGATGTTAGCTCCCAATCAGATGGCCGACAAATGGATACCACTGCAAGGAGTGAAACGCGGGGAGATCCATATCCAAGTCACGAGAAAAGTCCCCGAACTTGAGAAGAAATCAAGCGTGGATGCCGATTCATCCCCTACCAAAGTTCGCCACGAAATCGTAAACCAG ATCAAGGAGACGATGATCAAGCTCCGATCGCAGGTCAACGATGACGATTCCGAGGCGGTTTCGAAGTCTCTGAGTGAGCTTGAAAGCCTGCATGAGAGCCAAGAAGAACACTTTATCCGACTTGAAACAGAGCAAATAATgctgattgataaaataaatgagcTTGGACAGGAAATCTTCAACTCATCTCCTTCCCTGCTTAGGACTTCTACTATTCCTTGA
- the LOC131026009 gene encoding uncharacterized protein LOC131026009 isoform X1 → MGRTKKKLFDVKGAVESWYKLLEQQPLLPFVVPLLLFLWAVEKWFFSLSNWVLLGCAVWATIQYGSYQQRNIVDDLNKKWMQVALHASPVTPLEHCEWLNKLLMEVWLNYINPKLSSRFASIVERRLKHRKSRLIERIELQGFSLGSRPPLLGLQGTCWATSGDQRILRCSFDWDSDDVNILLSAKLAMPLMGTARIVVNSIHVKGNLLFMPILEGKAIAYCFVSTPEVRLGVAFGSGGSQSLPATELPGVSSWLVKLATETLNKRMVEPRRQCLALPPEDLHKKAVGGILYVTVLSASKLSGHNLKGNGSSKQFNCSNPDAPIETKELQTFVEIELEELTRKTEVRAGSSPKWDTTFNLILHENAGILKFHLYQRTPGSIKYDYLTCCEVKIRYVQDDSTIFWAIGDNNSVIAKHADGCGKEIEMTLPFEGVNLGELTVRLVLKEWLFADGSHTSTNLSASSRHSLSSSSNYFSTTGRKICVTVVEGKDLLVKDKIGKSDPYVKLQYGKVVQRTKPAPHSPNPTWNQKFEFDEIGGGEYLKIKCFTEETLGDESIGSARVNLEGLVEGSIRDVYIPLEKVNSGELRLQIEAIKVDDFENSRGSHGRSNGWIELVLIEARDLVAADLRGTSDPYVRIHYGNLKRSTKVMYKTLSPKWHQTLEFRDDGSPLTLHVKDHNTLLPTSSIGDCVVEYQMLAPNQMADKWIPLQGVKRGEIHIQVTRKVPELEKKSSVDADSSPTKVRHEIVNQIKETMIKLRSQVNDDDSEAVSKSLSELESLHESQEEHFIRLETEQIMLIDKINELGQEIFNSSPSLLRTSTIP, encoded by the exons ATGGGAAGAACAAAGAAGAAATTGTTTGACGTGAAGGGGGCGGTGGAGTCATGGTACAAGTTGCTGGAGCAGCAACCGCTGCTTCCGTTTGTTGTACCTCTGCTGCTGTTCCTTTGGGCTGTGGAGAAGTGGTTTTTCTCTCTGTCAAATTGGGTGCTTCTTGGTTGTGCTGTTTGGGCAACAATTCAG TATGGAAGTTATCAGCAACGAAACATTGTAGACGACTTGAATAAGAAATGGATGCAAGTAGCACTACATGCTTCA CCAGTAACACCTTTAGAACACTGTGAATGGCTGAACAAGCTATTAATGGAAGTTTGGCTTAACTATATTAACCCAAAGCTTTCTTCACGATTTGCGTCTATAGTCGAG AGGCGCTTGAAGCATCGGAAATCAAGGCTAATT GAAAGGATTGAGTTACAAGGATTTTCTCTTGGCTCTCGTCCTCCTTTACTTGGGCTGCAGGGTACCTGTTGGGCAACATCAGGTGATCAG CGAATCTTGCGCTGTAGTTTTGACTGGGACTCAGATGACGTAAATATACTGTTGTCGGCTAAGTTAGCCATGCCTTTAATGGGGACAGCTCGAATTGTTGTAAACAGCATCCACGTCAAGGGCAAT CTTCTTTTCATGCCAATATTAGAAGGAAAAGCGATAGCATACTGCTTTGTGTCGACTCCTGAGGTCAGACTTGGCGTGGCTTTCGGAAGTGGTGGAAGCCAGTCTCTACCAGCAACAGAGCTTCCAGGTGTTTCTTCATGGCTG GTCAAACTAGCTACTGAGACATTGAATAAGAGGATGGTTGAGCCCCGTCGTCAGTGTCTTGCTTTGCCACCAGAAGACTTGCACAAGAAAGCTGTCGGTGGTATATTATATGTAACTGTGCTCTCGGCTAGCAAGCTTTCGGGTCATAACTTGAAGGGCAATGGTTCCTCGAAGCAATTCAACTGTTCAAATCCAGATGCCCCCATTGAAACCAAAGAGCTTCAGACATTTGTAGAGATAGAACTCGAGGAACTAACCAGGAAAACAGAAGTAAGAGCAGGATCTTCTCCTAAGTGGGACACAACATTCAATCTAATCCTGCATGAAAATGCAGGAATTCTTAAATTTCATCTCTATCAACGCACGCCTGGAAGTATAAAGTATGACTATCTTACTTGCTGTGAAGTTAAG ATTAGATACGTTCAAGATGATTCTACCATATTTTGGGCCATCGGAGATAATAACAGTGTGATTGCTAAACATGCTGACGGTTGTGGAAAAGAAATTGAGATGACACTTCCGTTTGAGGGGGTTAATTTAGGAGAG CTTACCGTGAGGCTTGTACTAAAGGAGTGGCTGTTTGCTGATGGTTCACATACCTCGACTAATTTGAGTGCAAGCTCTCGTCATTCACTTAGTAGTTCATCGAACTATTTTTCCACAACCGGGAGGAAAATTTGTGTTACTGTGGTCGAGGGCAAGGACCTCCTCGTGAAGGACAAAATCGGGAAATCTGACCCCTACGTTAAACTGCAGTATGGCAAG GTTGTCCAAAGAACAAAACCCGCCCCACATTCTCCGAATCCTACTTGGAATCAGAAGTTTGAATTCGACGAAATAGGAGGCGGGGAATACTTGAAGATAAAATGCTTTACTGAGGAAACACTTGGTGATGAGAGCATTGGCAGTGCACGTGTGAATTTGGAAGGACTTGTGGAAGGTTCTATAAGAGATGTGTACATTCCCCTCGAAAAAGTCAATTCTGGAGAGCTGCGACTTCAGATAGAAGCGATAaaagttgatgattttgaaAATTCAAGG GGTTCACATGGTCGGAGTAATGGTTGGATTGAACTCGTTCTAATTGAAGCAAGAGATCTCGTCGCTGCTGATCTCCGAGGAACAAGTGATCCCTATGTGAGGATACACTATGGCAACTTGAAGAGAAGTACTAAG GTTATGTACAAAACACTGAGTCCAAAATGGCACCAAACCCTGGAATTCCGCGATGATGGAAGCCCGCTCACGCTGCACGTGAAAGATCACAACACCTTATTGCCAACATCCAGCATAGGTGACTGCGTGGTTGAGTATCAGATGTTAGCTCCCAATCAGATGGCCGACAAATGGATACCACTGCAAGGAGTGAAACGCGGGGAGATCCATATCCAAGTCACGAGAAAAGTCCCCGAACTTGAGAAGAAATCAAGCGTGGATGCCGATTCATCCCCTACCAAAGTTCGCCACGAAATCGTAAACCAG ATCAAGGAGACGATGATCAAGCTCCGATCGCAGGTCAACGATGACGATTCCGAGGCGGTTTCGAAGTCTCTGAGTGAGCTTGAAAGCCTGCATGAGAGCCAAGAAGAACACTTTATCCGACTTGAAACAGAGCAAATAATgctgattgataaaataaatgagcTTGGACAGGAAATCTTCAACTCATCTCCTTCCCTGCTTAGGACTTCTACTATTCCTTGA